A region of Heteronotia binoei isolate CCM8104 ecotype False Entrance Well chromosome 2, APGP_CSIRO_Hbin_v1, whole genome shotgun sequence DNA encodes the following proteins:
- the LOC132567239 gene encoding gastrula zinc finger protein XlCGF57.1-like, producing GRRFSQNSDLQRHLRTHTGEKHFKCSKCGKRFSQSGSLQHHLRTHTGEKPFECSECGKRFSCSNNHQSHLRTHSGEKPFECSECGKRFSRNSALQRHLRTHTGEKPFECSDCGKRFRHSGHLQSHLRTHTGEKPFECSDCGKRFSRSGSLQHHLRTHTGEKPFECSECGKRFSCSNNHQSHLRTHTGEKPFECSDCGKRFRQSGHLQSHLRTHTGEKPFECSDCGKRFSQSGSLQHHLRTHTGEKPFECSECGKRFSCSNNHQSHLRTHAGEKPFECSECGKRFSCSNKHKSHLRTHTGEKPFECSECGKRFSYNSDLQRHLRTHTGEKPFECSDCGKRFSQNGSLQDHLRSHTGEKPFECSECGKRFRRSNHHQSHLRTHTGEKRFECSECGKRFSHNSNLQRHLRTHTGEKPFECSECGKRFSNWSNLQKHRRIHTGHKVLE from the coding sequence gggaggagattcagtcagaatagcgatcttcaacgtcatctaagaacccacacaggggagaagcattttaaatgctcaaagtgtgggaagaggttcagtcagagtggcagccttcaacatcatctaagaacccacacgggggagaagccttttgaatgctcagagtgtgggaagagattcagctgcAGCAACAATCATCAAAGTCATTTAAGAACCCAcagtggggagaagccttttgaatgctcagagtgtggtaaAAGATTCAGTCGTAATAGCGCTCTTCaacgtcatctaagaacccacacaggggagaagccttttgaatgctcagactgtgggaagaggttcagacacagtggccatcttcaaagtcatctaagaacccacacgggggagaagccttttgaatgctcagactgtgggaagaggttcagtcggagtggcagccTTCAacatcatctaagaacccacacaggggagaagccttttgaatgctcagagtgtgggaagagattcagctgcAGTAACAATCATCAAAgtcatttaagaacccacacaggggagaagccttttgaatgctcagactgtgggaagaggttcagacaaagtggccatcttcaaagtcatctaagaacccacacgggggagaagccttttgaatgctcagactgtgggaagaggttcagtcagagtggcagccttcaacatcatctaagaacccacacaggggagaagccttttgaatgctcagagtgtgggaaaagattcagctGCAGTAACAATCATCAAAGTCATTTAAGAACCCACgctggggagaagccttttgaatgctcagagtgtgggaagagattcagctgcAGCAACAAACATAAAAgtcatttaagaacccacactggggagaagccttttgaatgctcagagtgtggaaaaagattcagttaTAATAGCGATCTTCaacgtcatctaagaacccacacaggggagaagccttttgaatgctcagactgtgggaagaggttcagtcagaatggcagccTTCAAGATCATCTAAGAagccacacgggggagaagccttttgaatgctcagagtgtgggaagagattccgcCGCAGCAACCATCATCAAAGTCATTTAAGAACGCACACTGGGGAGAAgcgttttgaatgctcagagtgtggaaaaagattcagtcatAATAGCAATCTTCaacgtcatctaagaacccacacaggggagaagccttttgaatgctcagagtgtgggaagagatttagtaaCTGGAGCAATCTTCAAAAACAtcgaagaatccacacagggcaTAAAGTTTTGGAgtag